In a genomic window of Vibrio marisflavi CECT 7928:
- a CDS encoding MmcQ/YjbR family DNA-binding protein, with protein MTYEEFNAFCQSLPATTYVVQWGGSHVWKVGGKVFAIGGWGEADKPAFTFKTSEQNYYFLEDKLGYKPAPYLATRGMKWIQYFAANDSENEDLEYYIRESYRIVSLGLTKKKRKELGLNQDD; from the coding sequence ATGACATACGAAGAGTTCAACGCGTTTTGCCAAAGCCTTCCAGCGACCACTTATGTTGTTCAATGGGGTGGTTCACATGTATGGAAAGTCGGAGGAAAAGTCTTTGCGATAGGCGGCTGGGGTGAGGCTGATAAGCCCGCTTTTACTTTTAAAACCTCAGAGCAAAACTATTATTTCTTAGAAGATAAACTCGGTTATAAACCTGCGCCTTATTTAGCTACGAGAGGCATGAAATGGATACAGTATTTTGCAGCGAATGACTCGGAAAACGAAGATCTTGAATACTATATAAGGGAATCGTACCGGATTGTCTCGTTGGGGTTAACTAAGAAGAAGCGAAAAGAACTGGGACTGAATCAGGATGACTAA
- a CDS encoding nickel-binding protein produces MPLFMDRHFSENPTREAIELAHQKDLDIQEKYGVKFVTYWFDETRGTTFCLVEAESESVIKRVHEEAHGDIPGEIIPVDPETVKLFLGRIEDPVPSRQHPEPAQIDSAFRIIMFTDLAGSTAMTTELGDKKSMHLLRIHNVITRNAIKAHDGREIKHTGDGFMVSFTSADNAVKCAISIQHAFNEHNLNNPEQSMHVRIGLSAGEPVEENNDLFGTSVQMASRVCDATEADQILVVELVKQNCSNKQFQFREFGEKAFKGFNEPTKVYQVIE; encoded by the coding sequence ATGCCTCTATTTATGGATCGCCACTTTTCTGAGAACCCTACGCGAGAAGCGATCGAGTTAGCACACCAGAAGGACTTAGATATTCAGGAGAAATATGGCGTTAAATTCGTAACTTATTGGTTTGATGAAACGAGAGGCACTACTTTTTGCTTAGTGGAAGCAGAAAGCGAATCTGTCATTAAGAGAGTCCACGAAGAAGCACATGGCGATATACCTGGTGAAATCATTCCTGTTGACCCAGAAACAGTGAAATTATTCTTGGGTCGAATTGAAGATCCTGTCCCCTCACGACAGCACCCAGAGCCCGCACAAATAGATAGTGCTTTTCGTATTATCATGTTTACCGATCTCGCAGGCTCCACTGCAATGACTACCGAATTAGGCGACAAGAAATCAATGCACTTATTGCGCATTCATAACGTTATCACACGCAATGCAATTAAAGCGCACGATGGTCGAGAGATTAAACACACAGGTGATGGGTTTATGGTCTCCTTTACCTCTGCAGATAACGCGGTTAAATGCGCTATCAGCATTCAGCACGCGTTCAATGAGCACAATCTCAATAACCCCGAGCAATCCATGCATGTTCGTATTGGCTTAAGTGCAGGCGAACCCGTTGAGGAAAACAATGATCTGTTTGGCACTTCAGTTCAAATGGCGTCACGAGTGTGTGATGCAACTGAGGCCGATCAAATATTGGTTGTAGAGTTGGTTAAACAAAACTGTTCCAACAAGCAGTTTCAGTTTCGCGAATTTGGCGAAAAAGCATTTAAAGGATTCAATGAACCCACTAAGGTTTATCAGGTGATTGAATAG